A stretch of DNA from Perca fluviatilis chromosome 15, GENO_Pfluv_1.0, whole genome shotgun sequence:
GACAGCACCGCTGCTTTCTACTTTAAAATCACACAACTCATATACATACAGAATGAGAATCTTAATGTAATCTCACATTTTAGCGATTATGAAATTGCAGttatacagaaaaaaataaacatgttggAATTGATGTTGTAGGATTAAAGCAGGAACGTGCAGGCAACACTCTGGCTCCATCTTGTGGCATCACTGTGCTAGAAGTCCAGCAGCTGCATaggaaaagaaatggaaaaactGTGAGATTTAAATTGGAAATGGAACTTTTGTGCATTGATGATGTCTTATGTCCAATttgcttttatatgtttgtccagcattttatataacaaacaaACTACTAGCAGTTTAAGCGGGTCCAGCGTAGGGTTTCAGAAAAAGAGCCTGAGCCACATTCACCAAGAACAAGAGGCTGAGATATATAGACAAAATCAACTAAACTGTATCAACAATATAAAGAATACTAACTAAActccaaaaagaaaaagtttaacAATCAATACTGGGTCAGAGATGATCACATGGAGTGCCCTGTACTTTTTCTTATGATTAGCTGTAACAGGCAGCAGATGAAATAATGTATAAAGTGCATAATAGTTGCACAGATAATCAAACAATATACTCTGAAGGATCCAGCCTGAGTGTGCATCACAGAATCAATTCAGAATTCAGGAGTCCAACATGGAAAAACACAATTTCCTGGATCACACAGGCCCCTAAAGCATCCTTATGATTTTAATTTATGGCTGTTGAATAACACATTAAACCCCCAATTTTGAGCTACGCACCAGCTGAGGCAGGATCTTTTCAAAGTGCTCGATGTCTACTTGGTCGCAGTCCTCAGACTCAGCTTGTTTCTGTGATCTCACAGCAGCCTCTGGAGATAAGATAACACATTAAGGTCCATCACTGAGTGATCTGTATACAACTATACCCAACAGAACTCCTTACCTTGGACAAATACTTTTAGCAACTCAGCCATGAGCAGCGCAGCATCACCACTTACTGTAACAGAGTGAGATTTGTTGAGCTGTAGATTCACAAATAAAACGCGTTTTGGAGATGTGACTTAAGTTTTATCAACACAATATTTATCAAACTCACATCTGGTTTTGTCCTCCTTGAAAGAACTTGACAAGAGTTTG
This window harbors:
- the cenpx gene encoding centromere protein X isoform X2; this translates as MTNPYAERQISHSVENMAEKDAEIGFKKETVSKLLSSSFKEDKTRLSGDAALLMAELLKVFVQEAAVRSQKQAESEDCDQVDIEHFEKILPQLLLDF
- the cenpx gene encoding centromere protein X isoform X1 — translated: MYLLSLNIHAVADPVHRAHRYNFAKILFSELTIQRHETVSKLLSSSFKEDKTRLSGDAALLMAELLKVFVQEAAVRSQKQAESEDCDQVDIEHFEKILPQLLLDF